One segment of Cynocephalus volans isolate mCynVol1 chromosome 8, mCynVol1.pri, whole genome shotgun sequence DNA contains the following:
- the KCNC4 gene encoding potassium voltage-gated channel subfamily C member 4 isoform X6 encodes MAKGAASEKIIINVGGTRHETYRSTLRTLPGTRLAWLADPDGGGRPESDGGVVGSSGGGGCEFFFDRHPGVFAYVLNYYRTGKLHCPADVCGPLFEEELTFWGIDETDVEPCCWMTYRQHRDAEEALDIFESPDAGGGGGAGPSDEAGDDERELALQRLGPHEGGAGPGAGSGGCRGWQPRMWALFEDPYSSRAARVVAFASLFFILVSITTFCLETHEAFNIDRNVTEIHRVGNITSVRFRREVETEPILTYIEGVCVLWFTLEFLVRIVCCPDTLDFVKNLLNIIDFVAILPFYLEVGLSGLSSKAARDVLGFLRVVRFVRILRIFKLTRHFVGLRVLGHTLRASTNEFLLLIIFLALGVLIFATMIYYAERIGARPSDPRGNDHTDFKNIPIGFWWAVVTMTTLGYGDMYPKTWSGMLVGALCALAGVLTIAMPVPVIVNNFGMYYSLAMAKQKLPKKRKKHVPRPAQLESPIYCKSEETSPRDSTYSDASPPAQEEGMVERKRTETCQDALSSNYAQAEVLTLS; translated from the exons ATGGCCAAGGGCGCGGCGTCGGAGAAGATCATCATCAACGTGGGCGGCACGCGACATGAGACCTACCGCAGCACCCTGCGCACCCTACCGGGCACCCGCCTCGCCTGGCTGGCTGATCCCGACGGCGGGGGCCGGCCCGAGTCCGATGGCGGAGTTGtgggcagcagcggcggcggggGCTGCGAGTTCTTCTTCGACCGGCACCCGGGAGTCTTCGCCTACGTGCTCAACTATTACCGCACGGGCAAGCTGCACTGCCCCGCCGACGTGTGCGGGCCCCTCTTCGAGGAGGAGCTCACCTTCTGGGGCATCGACGAGACCGACGTGGAGCCTTGCTGCTGGATGACCTACAGGCAGCACCGCGATGCCGAGGAGGCGCTAGACATCTTCGAAAGCCCGGAcgcaggcggcggcggcggcgcggggccCAGCGACGAGGCCGGCGACGATGAGCGGGAGCTGGCCCTGCAGCGCTTGGGCCCCCACGAGGGAGGGGCGGGCCCCGGCGCCGGGTCCGGGGGCTGCCGCGGCTGGCAACCCCGCATGTGGGCACTCTTCGAGGATCCCTACTCCTCGCGGGCTGCCAGG GTGGTGGCTTTTGCCTCCCTCTTCTTCATCCTAGTTTCCATCACCACCTTCTGCCTGGAGACCCATGAGGCTTTTAACATTGACCGCAACGTGACAGAGATCCACCGAGTGGGCAACATCACCAGCGTGCGCTTCCGGAGGGAGGTGGAGACAGAACCCATTCTGACCTACATAGAGGGCGTGTGTGTGCTGTGGTTCACGCTGGAGTTCCTGGTACGCATCGTGTGCTGCCCCGACACTCTGGACTTCGTCAAGAACCTGCTCAACATCATCGACTTTGTGGCCATCCTGCCCTTCTACCTGGAGGTGGGGCTGAGCGGCCTGTCATCCAAGGCAGCCCGGGACGTGCTGGGCTTCCTGCGGGTGGTGCGCTTCGTGCGTATCCTGCGCATCTTCAAGCTCACGCGCCACTTTGTGGGGCTGCGCGTGCTGGGCCACACGCTCCGTGCCAGCACCAACGAGTTCCTCCTGCTCATCATCTTCCTGGCCCTAGGCGTGCTCATTTTTGCCACCATGATCTACTATGCTGAGCGCATTGGCGCCAGGCCCTCCGACCCACGAGGCAATGACCACACCGACTTCAAGAACATCCCCATCGGTTTCTGGTGGGCTGTGGTAACCATGACCACGCTCGGCTATGGGGACATGTACCCCAAGACGTGGTCGGGCATGCTGGTGGGGGCACTGTGTGCTCTGGCTGGCGTTCTCACCATCGCCATGCCCGTGCCTGTCATTGTCAACAACTTCGGCATGTACTACTCCCTGGCCATGGCCAAGCAGAAGCTGCCCAAGAAACGCAAGAAGCATGTGCCACGGCCCGCCCAGCTCGAATCACCCATTTACTGCAAGTCAGAGGAGACCTCGCCTCGAGACAGCACCTACAGTGATGCCAGCCCCCCTGCCCAGGAAGAGGGGATGGTCGAGAGAAAGAGGACAG AGACCTGCCAAGACGCACTCTCGTCCAACTATGCCCAGGCTGAAGTCCTCACCCTCTCTTAA
- the KCNC4 gene encoding potassium voltage-gated channel subfamily C member 4 isoform X3 yields MISSVCVSSYRGRKSGNKPPSKTCLKEEMAKGAASEKIIINVGGTRHETYRSTLRTLPGTRLAWLADPDGGGRPESDGGVVGSSGGGGCEFFFDRHPGVFAYVLNYYRTGKLHCPADVCGPLFEEELTFWGIDETDVEPCCWMTYRQHRDAEEALDIFESPDAGGGGGAGPSDEAGDDERELALQRLGPHEGGAGPGAGSGGCRGWQPRMWALFEDPYSSRAARVVAFASLFFILVSITTFCLETHEAFNIDRNVTEIHRVGNITSVRFRREVETEPILTYIEGVCVLWFTLEFLVRIVCCPDTLDFVKNLLNIIDFVAILPFYLEVGLSGLSSKAARDVLGFLRVVRFVRILRIFKLTRHFVGLRVLGHTLRASTNEFLLLIIFLALGVLIFATMIYYAERIGARPSDPRGNDHTDFKNIPIGFWWAVVTMTTLGYGDMYPKTWSGMLVGALCALAGVLTIAMPVPVIVNNFGMYYSLAMAKQKLPKKRKKHVPRPAQLESPIYCKSEETSPRDSTYSDASPPAQEEGMVERKRTDSKQNGDANAVLSDEEGAGLTQPLASAPTPEERRALRRSGTRDRNKKAAACFLLSAGDYACADGSVRKEGNVEPKACVPVSHTCAL; encoded by the exons ATGATCAGCTCGGTGTGTGTCTCCTCCTACCGCGGGCGTAAGTCGGGGAACAAGCCTCCGTCCAAAACATGTCTGAAGGAGGAGATGGCCAAGGGCGCGGCGTCGGAGAAGATCATCATCAACGTGGGCGGCACGCGACATGAGACCTACCGCAGCACCCTGCGCACCCTACCGGGCACCCGCCTCGCCTGGCTGGCTGATCCCGACGGCGGGGGCCGGCCCGAGTCCGATGGCGGAGTTGtgggcagcagcggcggcggggGCTGCGAGTTCTTCTTCGACCGGCACCCGGGAGTCTTCGCCTACGTGCTCAACTATTACCGCACGGGCAAGCTGCACTGCCCCGCCGACGTGTGCGGGCCCCTCTTCGAGGAGGAGCTCACCTTCTGGGGCATCGACGAGACCGACGTGGAGCCTTGCTGCTGGATGACCTACAGGCAGCACCGCGATGCCGAGGAGGCGCTAGACATCTTCGAAAGCCCGGAcgcaggcggcggcggcggcgcggggccCAGCGACGAGGCCGGCGACGATGAGCGGGAGCTGGCCCTGCAGCGCTTGGGCCCCCACGAGGGAGGGGCGGGCCCCGGCGCCGGGTCCGGGGGCTGCCGCGGCTGGCAACCCCGCATGTGGGCACTCTTCGAGGATCCCTACTCCTCGCGGGCTGCCAGG GTGGTGGCTTTTGCCTCCCTCTTCTTCATCCTAGTTTCCATCACCACCTTCTGCCTGGAGACCCATGAGGCTTTTAACATTGACCGCAACGTGACAGAGATCCACCGAGTGGGCAACATCACCAGCGTGCGCTTCCGGAGGGAGGTGGAGACAGAACCCATTCTGACCTACATAGAGGGCGTGTGTGTGCTGTGGTTCACGCTGGAGTTCCTGGTACGCATCGTGTGCTGCCCCGACACTCTGGACTTCGTCAAGAACCTGCTCAACATCATCGACTTTGTGGCCATCCTGCCCTTCTACCTGGAGGTGGGGCTGAGCGGCCTGTCATCCAAGGCAGCCCGGGACGTGCTGGGCTTCCTGCGGGTGGTGCGCTTCGTGCGTATCCTGCGCATCTTCAAGCTCACGCGCCACTTTGTGGGGCTGCGCGTGCTGGGCCACACGCTCCGTGCCAGCACCAACGAGTTCCTCCTGCTCATCATCTTCCTGGCCCTAGGCGTGCTCATTTTTGCCACCATGATCTACTATGCTGAGCGCATTGGCGCCAGGCCCTCCGACCCACGAGGCAATGACCACACCGACTTCAAGAACATCCCCATCGGTTTCTGGTGGGCTGTGGTAACCATGACCACGCTCGGCTATGGGGACATGTACCCCAAGACGTGGTCGGGCATGCTGGTGGGGGCACTGTGTGCTCTGGCTGGCGTTCTCACCATCGCCATGCCCGTGCCTGTCATTGTCAACAACTTCGGCATGTACTACTCCCTGGCCATGGCCAAGCAGAAGCTGCCCAAGAAACGCAAGAAGCATGTGCCACGGCCCGCCCAGCTCGAATCACCCATTTACTGCAAGTCAGAGGAGACCTCGCCTCGAGACAGCACCTACAGTGATGCCAGCCCCCCTGCCCAGGAAGAGGGGATGGTCGAGAGAAAGAGGACAG ACTCTAAGCAGAATGGGGATGCCAATGCGGTGCTATCAGACGAGGAGGGCGCTGGCCTCACCCAGCCCCTGGCTTCCGCCCCCACCCCCGAGGAGCGCCGTGCCTTGCGACGCTCCGGCACTCGAGACAGAAACAAGAAGGCGGCTGCCTGCTTTCTGCTCAGCGCTGGGGACTATGCCTGTGCTGATGGCAGTGTCCGGAAAG AAGGCAATGTTGAACCGAAAGCGTGCGTCCCAGTGTCTCACACCTGTGCTCTTTAA
- the KCNC4 gene encoding potassium voltage-gated channel subfamily C member 4 isoform X2 yields MISSVCVSSYRGRKSGNKPPSKTCLKEEMAKGAASEKIIINVGGTRHETYRSTLRTLPGTRLAWLADPDGGGRPESDGGVVGSSGGGGCEFFFDRHPGVFAYVLNYYRTGKLHCPADVCGPLFEEELTFWGIDETDVEPCCWMTYRQHRDAEEALDIFESPDAGGGGGAGPSDEAGDDERELALQRLGPHEGGAGPGAGSGGCRGWQPRMWALFEDPYSSRAARVVAFASLFFILVSITTFCLETHEAFNIDRNVTEIHRVGNITSVRFRREVETEPILTYIEGVCVLWFTLEFLVRIVCCPDTLDFVKNLLNIIDFVAILPFYLEVGLSGLSSKAARDVLGFLRVVRFVRILRIFKLTRHFVGLRVLGHTLRASTNEFLLLIIFLALGVLIFATMIYYAERIGARPSDPRGNDHTDFKNIPIGFWWAVVTMTTLGYGDMYPKTWSGMLVGALCALAGVLTIAMPVPVIVNNFGMYYSLAMAKQKLPKKRKKHVPRPAQLESPIYCKSEETSPRDSTYSDASPPAQEEGMVERKRTDSKQNGDANAVLSDEEGAGLTQPLASAPTPEERRALRRSGTRDRNKKAAACFLLSAGDYACADGSVRKETCQDALSSNYAQAEVLTLS; encoded by the exons ATGATCAGCTCGGTGTGTGTCTCCTCCTACCGCGGGCGTAAGTCGGGGAACAAGCCTCCGTCCAAAACATGTCTGAAGGAGGAGATGGCCAAGGGCGCGGCGTCGGAGAAGATCATCATCAACGTGGGCGGCACGCGACATGAGACCTACCGCAGCACCCTGCGCACCCTACCGGGCACCCGCCTCGCCTGGCTGGCTGATCCCGACGGCGGGGGCCGGCCCGAGTCCGATGGCGGAGTTGtgggcagcagcggcggcggggGCTGCGAGTTCTTCTTCGACCGGCACCCGGGAGTCTTCGCCTACGTGCTCAACTATTACCGCACGGGCAAGCTGCACTGCCCCGCCGACGTGTGCGGGCCCCTCTTCGAGGAGGAGCTCACCTTCTGGGGCATCGACGAGACCGACGTGGAGCCTTGCTGCTGGATGACCTACAGGCAGCACCGCGATGCCGAGGAGGCGCTAGACATCTTCGAAAGCCCGGAcgcaggcggcggcggcggcgcggggccCAGCGACGAGGCCGGCGACGATGAGCGGGAGCTGGCCCTGCAGCGCTTGGGCCCCCACGAGGGAGGGGCGGGCCCCGGCGCCGGGTCCGGGGGCTGCCGCGGCTGGCAACCCCGCATGTGGGCACTCTTCGAGGATCCCTACTCCTCGCGGGCTGCCAGG GTGGTGGCTTTTGCCTCCCTCTTCTTCATCCTAGTTTCCATCACCACCTTCTGCCTGGAGACCCATGAGGCTTTTAACATTGACCGCAACGTGACAGAGATCCACCGAGTGGGCAACATCACCAGCGTGCGCTTCCGGAGGGAGGTGGAGACAGAACCCATTCTGACCTACATAGAGGGCGTGTGTGTGCTGTGGTTCACGCTGGAGTTCCTGGTACGCATCGTGTGCTGCCCCGACACTCTGGACTTCGTCAAGAACCTGCTCAACATCATCGACTTTGTGGCCATCCTGCCCTTCTACCTGGAGGTGGGGCTGAGCGGCCTGTCATCCAAGGCAGCCCGGGACGTGCTGGGCTTCCTGCGGGTGGTGCGCTTCGTGCGTATCCTGCGCATCTTCAAGCTCACGCGCCACTTTGTGGGGCTGCGCGTGCTGGGCCACACGCTCCGTGCCAGCACCAACGAGTTCCTCCTGCTCATCATCTTCCTGGCCCTAGGCGTGCTCATTTTTGCCACCATGATCTACTATGCTGAGCGCATTGGCGCCAGGCCCTCCGACCCACGAGGCAATGACCACACCGACTTCAAGAACATCCCCATCGGTTTCTGGTGGGCTGTGGTAACCATGACCACGCTCGGCTATGGGGACATGTACCCCAAGACGTGGTCGGGCATGCTGGTGGGGGCACTGTGTGCTCTGGCTGGCGTTCTCACCATCGCCATGCCCGTGCCTGTCATTGTCAACAACTTCGGCATGTACTACTCCCTGGCCATGGCCAAGCAGAAGCTGCCCAAGAAACGCAAGAAGCATGTGCCACGGCCCGCCCAGCTCGAATCACCCATTTACTGCAAGTCAGAGGAGACCTCGCCTCGAGACAGCACCTACAGTGATGCCAGCCCCCCTGCCCAGGAAGAGGGGATGGTCGAGAGAAAGAGGACAG ACTCTAAGCAGAATGGGGATGCCAATGCGGTGCTATCAGACGAGGAGGGCGCTGGCCTCACCCAGCCCCTGGCTTCCGCCCCCACCCCCGAGGAGCGCCGTGCCTTGCGACGCTCCGGCACTCGAGACAGAAACAAGAAGGCGGCTGCCTGCTTTCTGCTCAGCGCTGGGGACTATGCCTGTGCTGATGGCAGTGTCCGGAAAG AGACCTGCCAAGACGCACTCTCGTCCAACTATGCCCAGGCTGAAGTCCTCACCCTCTCTTAA
- the KCNC4 gene encoding potassium voltage-gated channel subfamily C member 4 isoform X5 → MISSVCVSSYRGRKSGNKPPSKTCLKEEMAKGAASEKIIINVGGTRHETYRSTLRTLPGTRLAWLADPDGGGRPESDGGVVGSSGGGGCEFFFDRHPGVFAYVLNYYRTGKLHCPADVCGPLFEEELTFWGIDETDVEPCCWMTYRQHRDAEEALDIFESPDAGGGGGAGPSDEAGDDERELALQRLGPHEGGAGPGAGSGGCRGWQPRMWALFEDPYSSRAARVVAFASLFFILVSITTFCLETHEAFNIDRNVTEIHRVGNITSVRFRREVETEPILTYIEGVCVLWFTLEFLVRIVCCPDTLDFVKNLLNIIDFVAILPFYLEVGLSGLSSKAARDVLGFLRVVRFVRILRIFKLTRHFVGLRVLGHTLRASTNEFLLLIIFLALGVLIFATMIYYAERIGARPSDPRGNDHTDFKNIPIGFWWAVVTMTTLGYGDMYPKTWSGMLVGALCALAGVLTIAMPVPVIVNNFGMYYSLAMAKQKLPKKRKKHVPRPAQLESPIYCKSEETSPRDSTYSDASPPAQEEGMVERKRTGEVRGGEGRRLSP, encoded by the exons ATGATCAGCTCGGTGTGTGTCTCCTCCTACCGCGGGCGTAAGTCGGGGAACAAGCCTCCGTCCAAAACATGTCTGAAGGAGGAGATGGCCAAGGGCGCGGCGTCGGAGAAGATCATCATCAACGTGGGCGGCACGCGACATGAGACCTACCGCAGCACCCTGCGCACCCTACCGGGCACCCGCCTCGCCTGGCTGGCTGATCCCGACGGCGGGGGCCGGCCCGAGTCCGATGGCGGAGTTGtgggcagcagcggcggcggggGCTGCGAGTTCTTCTTCGACCGGCACCCGGGAGTCTTCGCCTACGTGCTCAACTATTACCGCACGGGCAAGCTGCACTGCCCCGCCGACGTGTGCGGGCCCCTCTTCGAGGAGGAGCTCACCTTCTGGGGCATCGACGAGACCGACGTGGAGCCTTGCTGCTGGATGACCTACAGGCAGCACCGCGATGCCGAGGAGGCGCTAGACATCTTCGAAAGCCCGGAcgcaggcggcggcggcggcgcggggccCAGCGACGAGGCCGGCGACGATGAGCGGGAGCTGGCCCTGCAGCGCTTGGGCCCCCACGAGGGAGGGGCGGGCCCCGGCGCCGGGTCCGGGGGCTGCCGCGGCTGGCAACCCCGCATGTGGGCACTCTTCGAGGATCCCTACTCCTCGCGGGCTGCCAGG GTGGTGGCTTTTGCCTCCCTCTTCTTCATCCTAGTTTCCATCACCACCTTCTGCCTGGAGACCCATGAGGCTTTTAACATTGACCGCAACGTGACAGAGATCCACCGAGTGGGCAACATCACCAGCGTGCGCTTCCGGAGGGAGGTGGAGACAGAACCCATTCTGACCTACATAGAGGGCGTGTGTGTGCTGTGGTTCACGCTGGAGTTCCTGGTACGCATCGTGTGCTGCCCCGACACTCTGGACTTCGTCAAGAACCTGCTCAACATCATCGACTTTGTGGCCATCCTGCCCTTCTACCTGGAGGTGGGGCTGAGCGGCCTGTCATCCAAGGCAGCCCGGGACGTGCTGGGCTTCCTGCGGGTGGTGCGCTTCGTGCGTATCCTGCGCATCTTCAAGCTCACGCGCCACTTTGTGGGGCTGCGCGTGCTGGGCCACACGCTCCGTGCCAGCACCAACGAGTTCCTCCTGCTCATCATCTTCCTGGCCCTAGGCGTGCTCATTTTTGCCACCATGATCTACTATGCTGAGCGCATTGGCGCCAGGCCCTCCGACCCACGAGGCAATGACCACACCGACTTCAAGAACATCCCCATCGGTTTCTGGTGGGCTGTGGTAACCATGACCACGCTCGGCTATGGGGACATGTACCCCAAGACGTGGTCGGGCATGCTGGTGGGGGCACTGTGTGCTCTGGCTGGCGTTCTCACCATCGCCATGCCCGTGCCTGTCATTGTCAACAACTTCGGCATGTACTACTCCCTGGCCATGGCCAAGCAGAAGCTGCCCAAGAAACGCAAGAAGCATGTGCCACGGCCCGCCCAGCTCGAATCACCCATTTACTGCAAGTCAGAGGAGACCTCGCCTCGAGACAGCACCTACAGTGATGCCAGCCCCCCTGCCCAGGAAGAGGGGATGGTCGAGAGAAAGAGGACAGGTGAGGTTAGGGGTGGGGAA GGAAGGCGCCTTTCCCCCTAG
- the KCNC4 gene encoding potassium voltage-gated channel subfamily C member 4 isoform X1, translating into MISSVCVSSYRGRKSGNKPPSKTCLKEEMAKGAASEKIIINVGGTRHETYRSTLRTLPGTRLAWLADPDGGGRPESDGGVVGSSGGGGCEFFFDRHPGVFAYVLNYYRTGKLHCPADVCGPLFEEELTFWGIDETDVEPCCWMTYRQHRDAEEALDIFESPDAGGGGGAGPSDEAGDDERELALQRLGPHEGGAGPGAGSGGCRGWQPRMWALFEDPYSSRAARVVAFASLFFILVSITTFCLETHEAFNIDRNVTEIHRVGNITSVRFRREVETEPILTYIEGVCVLWFTLEFLVRIVCCPDTLDFVKNLLNIIDFVAILPFYLEVGLSGLSSKAARDVLGFLRVVRFVRILRIFKLTRHFVGLRVLGHTLRASTNEFLLLIIFLALGVLIFATMIYYAERIGARPSDPRGNDHTDFKNIPIGFWWAVVTMTTLGYGDMYPKTWSGMLVGALCALAGVLTIAMPVPVIVNNFGMYYSLAMAKQKLPKKRKKHVPRPAQLESPIYCKSEETSPRDSTYSDASPPAQEEGMVERKRTDSKQNGDANAVLSDEEGAGLTQPLASAPTPEERRALRRSGTRDRNKKAAACFLLSAGDYACADGSVRKGSFVLLDLPLQHSPEAACPLTAGALFLPH; encoded by the exons ATGATCAGCTCGGTGTGTGTCTCCTCCTACCGCGGGCGTAAGTCGGGGAACAAGCCTCCGTCCAAAACATGTCTGAAGGAGGAGATGGCCAAGGGCGCGGCGTCGGAGAAGATCATCATCAACGTGGGCGGCACGCGACATGAGACCTACCGCAGCACCCTGCGCACCCTACCGGGCACCCGCCTCGCCTGGCTGGCTGATCCCGACGGCGGGGGCCGGCCCGAGTCCGATGGCGGAGTTGtgggcagcagcggcggcggggGCTGCGAGTTCTTCTTCGACCGGCACCCGGGAGTCTTCGCCTACGTGCTCAACTATTACCGCACGGGCAAGCTGCACTGCCCCGCCGACGTGTGCGGGCCCCTCTTCGAGGAGGAGCTCACCTTCTGGGGCATCGACGAGACCGACGTGGAGCCTTGCTGCTGGATGACCTACAGGCAGCACCGCGATGCCGAGGAGGCGCTAGACATCTTCGAAAGCCCGGAcgcaggcggcggcggcggcgcggggccCAGCGACGAGGCCGGCGACGATGAGCGGGAGCTGGCCCTGCAGCGCTTGGGCCCCCACGAGGGAGGGGCGGGCCCCGGCGCCGGGTCCGGGGGCTGCCGCGGCTGGCAACCCCGCATGTGGGCACTCTTCGAGGATCCCTACTCCTCGCGGGCTGCCAGG GTGGTGGCTTTTGCCTCCCTCTTCTTCATCCTAGTTTCCATCACCACCTTCTGCCTGGAGACCCATGAGGCTTTTAACATTGACCGCAACGTGACAGAGATCCACCGAGTGGGCAACATCACCAGCGTGCGCTTCCGGAGGGAGGTGGAGACAGAACCCATTCTGACCTACATAGAGGGCGTGTGTGTGCTGTGGTTCACGCTGGAGTTCCTGGTACGCATCGTGTGCTGCCCCGACACTCTGGACTTCGTCAAGAACCTGCTCAACATCATCGACTTTGTGGCCATCCTGCCCTTCTACCTGGAGGTGGGGCTGAGCGGCCTGTCATCCAAGGCAGCCCGGGACGTGCTGGGCTTCCTGCGGGTGGTGCGCTTCGTGCGTATCCTGCGCATCTTCAAGCTCACGCGCCACTTTGTGGGGCTGCGCGTGCTGGGCCACACGCTCCGTGCCAGCACCAACGAGTTCCTCCTGCTCATCATCTTCCTGGCCCTAGGCGTGCTCATTTTTGCCACCATGATCTACTATGCTGAGCGCATTGGCGCCAGGCCCTCCGACCCACGAGGCAATGACCACACCGACTTCAAGAACATCCCCATCGGTTTCTGGTGGGCTGTGGTAACCATGACCACGCTCGGCTATGGGGACATGTACCCCAAGACGTGGTCGGGCATGCTGGTGGGGGCACTGTGTGCTCTGGCTGGCGTTCTCACCATCGCCATGCCCGTGCCTGTCATTGTCAACAACTTCGGCATGTACTACTCCCTGGCCATGGCCAAGCAGAAGCTGCCCAAGAAACGCAAGAAGCATGTGCCACGGCCCGCCCAGCTCGAATCACCCATTTACTGCAAGTCAGAGGAGACCTCGCCTCGAGACAGCACCTACAGTGATGCCAGCCCCCCTGCCCAGGAAGAGGGGATGGTCGAGAGAAAGAGGACAG ACTCTAAGCAGAATGGGGATGCCAATGCGGTGCTATCAGACGAGGAGGGCGCTGGCCTCACCCAGCCCCTGGCTTCCGCCCCCACCCCCGAGGAGCGCCGTGCCTTGCGACGCTCCGGCACTCGAGACAGAAACAAGAAGGCGGCTGCCTGCTTTCTGCTCAGCGCTGGGGACTATGCCTGTGCTGATGGCAGTGTCCGGAAAG GCTCGTTCGTCCTCCTTGACCTTCCCCTTCAGCATTCACCTGAGGCTGCATGCCCTCTGACTGCTGGGGCTCTGTTCCTGCCACATTGA
- the KCNC4 gene encoding potassium voltage-gated channel subfamily C member 4 isoform X4 produces the protein MAKGAASEKIIINVGGTRHETYRSTLRTLPGTRLAWLADPDGGGRPESDGGVVGSSGGGGCEFFFDRHPGVFAYVLNYYRTGKLHCPADVCGPLFEEELTFWGIDETDVEPCCWMTYRQHRDAEEALDIFESPDAGGGGGAGPSDEAGDDERELALQRLGPHEGGAGPGAGSGGCRGWQPRMWALFEDPYSSRAARVVAFASLFFILVSITTFCLETHEAFNIDRNVTEIHRVGNITSVRFRREVETEPILTYIEGVCVLWFTLEFLVRIVCCPDTLDFVKNLLNIIDFVAILPFYLEVGLSGLSSKAARDVLGFLRVVRFVRILRIFKLTRHFVGLRVLGHTLRASTNEFLLLIIFLALGVLIFATMIYYAERIGARPSDPRGNDHTDFKNIPIGFWWAVVTMTTLGYGDMYPKTWSGMLVGALCALAGVLTIAMPVPVIVNNFGMYYSLAMAKQKLPKKRKKHVPRPAQLESPIYCKSEETSPRDSTYSDASPPAQEEGMVERKRTDSKQNGDANAVLSDEEGAGLTQPLASAPTPEERRALRRSGTRDRNKKAAACFLLSAGDYACADGSVRKGGDAWE, from the exons ATGGCCAAGGGCGCGGCGTCGGAGAAGATCATCATCAACGTGGGCGGCACGCGACATGAGACCTACCGCAGCACCCTGCGCACCCTACCGGGCACCCGCCTCGCCTGGCTGGCTGATCCCGACGGCGGGGGCCGGCCCGAGTCCGATGGCGGAGTTGtgggcagcagcggcggcggggGCTGCGAGTTCTTCTTCGACCGGCACCCGGGAGTCTTCGCCTACGTGCTCAACTATTACCGCACGGGCAAGCTGCACTGCCCCGCCGACGTGTGCGGGCCCCTCTTCGAGGAGGAGCTCACCTTCTGGGGCATCGACGAGACCGACGTGGAGCCTTGCTGCTGGATGACCTACAGGCAGCACCGCGATGCCGAGGAGGCGCTAGACATCTTCGAAAGCCCGGAcgcaggcggcggcggcggcgcggggccCAGCGACGAGGCCGGCGACGATGAGCGGGAGCTGGCCCTGCAGCGCTTGGGCCCCCACGAGGGAGGGGCGGGCCCCGGCGCCGGGTCCGGGGGCTGCCGCGGCTGGCAACCCCGCATGTGGGCACTCTTCGAGGATCCCTACTCCTCGCGGGCTGCCAGG GTGGTGGCTTTTGCCTCCCTCTTCTTCATCCTAGTTTCCATCACCACCTTCTGCCTGGAGACCCATGAGGCTTTTAACATTGACCGCAACGTGACAGAGATCCACCGAGTGGGCAACATCACCAGCGTGCGCTTCCGGAGGGAGGTGGAGACAGAACCCATTCTGACCTACATAGAGGGCGTGTGTGTGCTGTGGTTCACGCTGGAGTTCCTGGTACGCATCGTGTGCTGCCCCGACACTCTGGACTTCGTCAAGAACCTGCTCAACATCATCGACTTTGTGGCCATCCTGCCCTTCTACCTGGAGGTGGGGCTGAGCGGCCTGTCATCCAAGGCAGCCCGGGACGTGCTGGGCTTCCTGCGGGTGGTGCGCTTCGTGCGTATCCTGCGCATCTTCAAGCTCACGCGCCACTTTGTGGGGCTGCGCGTGCTGGGCCACACGCTCCGTGCCAGCACCAACGAGTTCCTCCTGCTCATCATCTTCCTGGCCCTAGGCGTGCTCATTTTTGCCACCATGATCTACTATGCTGAGCGCATTGGCGCCAGGCCCTCCGACCCACGAGGCAATGACCACACCGACTTCAAGAACATCCCCATCGGTTTCTGGTGGGCTGTGGTAACCATGACCACGCTCGGCTATGGGGACATGTACCCCAAGACGTGGTCGGGCATGCTGGTGGGGGCACTGTGTGCTCTGGCTGGCGTTCTCACCATCGCCATGCCCGTGCCTGTCATTGTCAACAACTTCGGCATGTACTACTCCCTGGCCATGGCCAAGCAGAAGCTGCCCAAGAAACGCAAGAAGCATGTGCCACGGCCCGCCCAGCTCGAATCACCCATTTACTGCAAGTCAGAGGAGACCTCGCCTCGAGACAGCACCTACAGTGATGCCAGCCCCCCTGCCCAGGAAGAGGGGATGGTCGAGAGAAAGAGGACAG ACTCTAAGCAGAATGGGGATGCCAATGCGGTGCTATCAGACGAGGAGGGCGCTGGCCTCACCCAGCCCCTGGCTTCCGCCCCCACCCCCGAGGAGCGCCGTGCCTTGCGACGCTCCGGCACTCGAGACAGAAACAAGAAGGCGGCTGCCTGCTTTCTGCTCAGCGCTGGGGACTATGCCTGTGCTGATGGCAGTGTCCGGAAAG